The Arachis ipaensis cultivar K30076 chromosome B10, Araip1.1, whole genome shotgun sequence DNA window CTTTGCTTGAAGACACTGGTTTTTCGGATTGTAAACCTGTCTCTGTACCCTTGGATCCAAACATAAAACTTACTGCCACTGATGGGGATTTGCTCGAGGATGCGGGACAATATAGGAGGTTGATTGGCAGGTTGCTTTACCTCACTATTTCAAGACCGGATATTTGCTTTGCTGTGAACAAGCTGAGCCAATATATGTCTTCTCCTCGCACTACCCATTTGGATGCTGTTTATCATGTTTTGAGGTATTTGAAGGCTGCACCTGGGCAGGGCTTGCTTTTTTCGGTTTCTTCCCCTTTATCGGTCAAGGCATATGGGGATGCTGATTGGGGAAGCTGTACCGAAACCAGACGATCCACTACCGGCTATTGCGTCTTCCTTGGcgattctctaatctcatggaagtCGAAGAAACAAGACACCGTTTCGAGGTCCACGGCTGAGGCAGAGTATCGAGCACTTGCCAATGTCACTGCTGAAGTTGTGTGGATTATGCGGCTGCTTCAGGACTTTGAGATACAAGTTGATCCGCCTTTCATTTTCTGTGACAGCAAAGCTGCAATCCACATTGCAGAGAATCCCACCTTCCATGAGCGTACCAAGCATATCGAAATGGATTGTCACTTTGCTCGAGAACGTGTACAGGACGGTACCGTGAAGCTGGTGCATGTGAAGTCAGGACATCAGCTTGCTGATGTTTTAACAAAAGCTGTACAGCCTACCTTGTTTAAGAACTTGATCAGCAAGTTGGGAATCATTAACATTTTTTCACCAACTTGAGGGGGAGTATTAGCAGATTGCTATTTATTTACTGCAGGCAGTTAGTTAGCCTTATTTAGAGAAGAATCTTTTCTATTAGATTAGGAGTTTGTTAGTTTGTTAGCTTAGTCTGTTAGTTTGTTAGACTGATGTGTGTATGTATATATTCCACCCAAAGCTAATAGAGATGCAGCAGAAAATCATTTTTCAGTATCAATTTTGGTTTCAACAGTGGATTTCACTTGTATGCGAAAAAATTATTATGTatccatattaaaaaaaaattgtaatactATATTATTGTTATACATAAAAAAacattaaataatttatataaatatttttattgtaaTTACATAGACAATTATTATTAACTATGTGACATTCAATTATATATTTAGACTCGAATCTAACTATTCAGTTTATGATAAGTGTACTATTAAATAATCGTATAAcacataaaattacattaatgtGTGTTATTTAATACCCATGAACCAAGCTAAAGTGTGCAGTAAAATCCTAATAAACATATTATAAGGTTTTAGATCATGTCGTCGACATATAACAAACTATATTAATTGAATCATAATATTCACCGTTCTCATAACGGCAAAAATAATGGTTATCATTACATCACCAATTTTCTATCACAATGCTATTTTCGGAtactttaaataaaaatcactataTACAGTAGTGTTTCAACAATCTTTAACAACCAAACTTCCAACTGATATACACACATTAGTTACATTATTCTGCCATTCGGATATATGCAATTCCAAATTCGGATTCCTTTGTTTTCATGTAGTGTGCAATTTTTCCTTTCATATGATCTTTAAATGAGGCTTGCTTTCTTACCTTGTAATTGATATGACAAATCTCGTGAATCggtgtatttaatttattttattatatttagatataatttatgaaaaaaattaatatatatttattaaaaaattaatttacttagtgattaatttcttttgttatattgaaatattattttttaataaataaatttcaataaaaattattcaaatacTGTATAAACAAATTTTAACTACTAAttacaaaaattaataatttattttcaaaagatTAGACACATTTGTCATATAACTTCATTAGCATAATTATTCTAATAAAACAAACCAGCAATTAAGATATACAGTTACTTAACATAATAGTTGATACAATATGATCAACATTTTTGTTTTACTTAAACATATATAATTAGCTAATTTATTAAAGCTTCTGTCTCATCAATTCCAGCCttcatttcaaaaatttcttgctTTTGCTTTGCATATTCAATAGAAGATAAAAAAGTTTATCACAATATATTATTCAAGTATAAAAATATACAAAGTTCATTGATGTTGAAGTATTGATgttaaaaaatatacaaaataactaaataaattttGGACAATTAAACTAACATAATTCTAATTAGACTcttataaaaaaacataaaaaaatatatttcagcagctattttttttttacacatTTATCAATCTTCTGCTTcatatttatttgttattttttctaCAAAGACTTAAAATTTAGCTGCAGGTCAATCAAAACATCAGATATTCAATATTTAAGAAATGAGATAAgacataaaattaattaaaaaaaaataataatatggtTAATAGAAGACAAACGCAATAGACTATCAATAACAAAATGTTAAGAATAAATTTTAGTTATTGGTTAATCATGTCAGATGCTCAACAAATAAGAACAGAAGAGTATACTTAAAAGGGGAGCACCAACTTATTAAATATATCAAAAGACTCAAACTATACTTTataatattattactttactAATATGTTTAATATAATACCCATAACATTAttatatacacaaatatatagcaAACAATTAATTTACACCAAAGGCTTAAACACTCTTCAAACTCTCAGCAACTAAGACATGTATCCAATACTGCATAATAAACAATTGATAAATATAATACACATAAATACGTATCGAAAGCTTATCCATGAATAAAAAACTAAAACAGAAGCCTAAGAAGGTGGTGCATGCTATCAAGTTATCCAAGtcactataaaaaaaatattattcgtaTTTGAATATATGTAAATCATggccaacttcaaatttttgggGCATAAATTATGATTTTGCAATATATATATGTTAGTACCTGCCAGAGAGATAGAATATTAAGCCCGAATTAATTTGAGGtactaaaaaattgatattaaaaaaaatccaataaaTGTCATGAATTTTGACCACTGTAAATTAAGATGACTCAAAAATCAAATTACACAGCTTATGACCCAACAACAAATTAAAACTAAACAGCTAGAAACTAATTGGTTactaattactaataataataagaaaaaataaaataacacaatGCAAGAAACATATTTTTAATCCACACAATTTTCATGTTTACAAAAATGGTTTAATATTCAATTTTCACACCTTTAATTCACATAATTGATAATGATGAATATTAAAAATAACTCAATTTTTTTACAATCTTATCTTATATTGCACTAAATTGTTATTAATAGATGAAATTACTAAGTTAACATCTTCTTTCAAAGGAACCATGTACAATCCCAATGAAAAAAAATTGCTTTGGACCtgtttttctaaatcaaacacataaaaacacaaaggatTAGTCTCCATCTCAAGACATTATTATTACCAAAGCAGTTCATATATAAATTATCTATACTTATTGGAACTTCCTCATATTGCAGTAGtcaaagagtttttttttttgcaaaacaaaaaacaaaaacatgAAGATTAGACCAAGGCaacaacaaacaccaaaactaTAGTAGACAAAAATAATTTCTATCTTCCATTTATTTGTTGCTCATTTGAATCACCACTATGTACCACTCCTCTAGACTCCTTTCTTTTTTACTATAGATTCGATTTTTTCACTCCTGCCATATTCACCAAATTACTTATAAAACAGGGACAACCACACTTCCCTTTTATCCCTATGAATCCTCCAACCGACCGAAGATGCAAAGTAACTAAATACTTCCCCTAGCTATACCCAGTGCATAGAAAATAATTAGTCATAAAAGAGATATCTTTTAGCTATTGCATATCTTCAAGtgagttttcttcttttttttttcaatattaaAAGTTCAGTCTCGTCCTTAGTCAGAGCAAGATTTCTCTTCAAAAGCAGTCTATACATTATGTCagtagaataaaaacaaaaattacttCTTTTAAAAGCAGAGGCCACCAATTTATCAAAAGACAATAATTAATAGTTTGATCTATTTTATGAAGCAGACAGTAGTTATAAGGTAATATCAAAACAAAAGTAACTACATCCTAGATAATATGAATTAAAGCTATATATTATATCCTACTCAAATATTTCCACCGAAAATTACAACACACTACTATGAAAGCATTTCcttaaaaataatactttattttACCAAGCAATTATATGTGATAACAGGAAACTTTCGTACCTTTTGGTGCCTCCTTTGAATACTGCAATCACGGCTAAGCAAAGTTGTAACATTTCGATACCGATCAAaatgagaaaattttaaaaaaatatacaacaATAATCTAAAGACATATCGAAAAGccataaaaataagataaaatattcaattcattcaaattctaaaaataaagatagaaggaAAGGATATATGGTATAATTAAAACACCATGTTGAATTAATAACTGGTACATTCAATGAGATTCAAGTATTATTTTTAAGTTTACAGAGTCAAGGAAAAGAAATTAGGATCATAAAAACTGCATTTTCCAAAACTTGTTTTTCCTCTGTTTTTAGTGTAAAAGCCAAATGAAATATCTAGTTTAGAAAGGAATAGTGTTATTATGAACTCATATACTAATTCCTCTTCACACAAACAAATGCATACTGTATCAGTACATATGAAAGAACCTATCTCCTTAGCACTTTAAGTACTTGTTTTTAAAAGTtcttatatatacacacacactaaATCAATGCTTTTCTATCATATACATAAACAGATAAATACTTTTGGAATAAGTTAGTTTTGAAATCTACTAAAAACttaaatacaataataaaagaaGTAAGAAAATACCTAACATTATAAATCCTCCTTTCTCAAGGATTTTTTTAGCCCTTTTCAAAACTGACTACTTTCTAACCTTAACTTTAGTTGTCAAAGCAGCaacattcttattttcttctaAGAACATCATAACAATCCTTGCCAAGCTTCAAGAGATGCTTTTGGTGCTAGAACACTCCCTCATCCACTTACACTCCCTACCAAAATTAATTATCCGATCAACtatgaggaaaaaaaaaagagaagcagaTTAAACAAAAagacataatttttttaaaaaaattcaacttTGGAGATCTATTAAAAGGAAATAATTTTTTACTCCTTTCTAGATGTTTTGCCCATATACCATGAAAAGTGTTAGATAATTTTCATTCttataaaattttcaataaatatagcaaacacaactagaaaattgcttaatacagatagatttacagacagatttggtctatattacagacggatttttggttaccgacgaaattatcgacggattttgtccctctgtaaaaacctcgtcggaaattatttaccaacggatttttaccagttaccgacggatttttcctctgtaaattctccatccattttccTTAGGCGTCGAACTTTCCGACAGATTTTTCTTCGGTAATTATAGACAGATTTTCTaacagattttccgtctgtaattacagacagatttttcgacagatttttcgtcggtaattagAGCCTTCGAAAACCACTCCAAACTCTAAAtatagacagaaaatccgtctgtaaatctgtttgtaagataaaatagaattttttttagattttttaactACAAAATAAACCtatttttatacaaaataaatatagatttaataaatacaaattttcatataatttgtatttgaatatttataatatttcaaaaataaacaaattcatcgtattatcaaactaaaagaaaaatactataaataagcaagtcaatataattcaaaatataaacaaaatgtaTTGATACATAAACTATAATCCTCAGTGTATTGTTCAACCGTACTAAATTTATCGGCTATAATTCATAACATTGtattatatgaaaaaaattacATTATGCAAATCTCTACAAGCCAATCAACCAGTAGTCCGCGCATGCTTTGAGTAATGTCGTGTTGCTTTATATCTCTTAATGCAATTAGAAAAGGGCTACACTTCTTGCCTGAAAATATTTCAAAGTACTGCATGTCAGTAAAAGTACACAACAGTGAAAAATACATGAAAAAATGTCAATAGTGAAAGTTATTCACTTTGTTATGGCACAAAAAACTCATTACTCAACATCCTAATGAAAATTATATCAATTGAATGCATAAAGAGCCACCCCTGACACTCCATTCAATCTGTACAGAAGCAATTTCAGGTGCTCATGCTTCTTGCCACCAGTTGTGGGGTGCTTCCAGCAGCTTAAAGGGACCATATGAATTAACTAATTTACCATGAAATGAAACTAGTAAATTAGTTCTCAGTTCAAaagttgaaaatacaaaaatctGGCCTTCTATATATTTTAATTCATGGGCTTCCaacaaaaatttttagaagttgcAAAATCAATTTCTAGGACTAGGACTAGGAACAATTCTAATATACAATGCAAGGAGTAATGATTTCCATAGATCCCAACTAAGAACAATTAAGCTATTTTCAATCAGCCAATAAGCTATACAATGCACTAGTAGAAATGGGGCAACCCACTTCAGAGGAATTTAACAAAAGAATAAGGAGAGAACAAGAACATCACTttcatataatatatatagagaggaagagagaagCGCGAGAGAgatagacaaaaaaaataaatgtagAAAGAAGGAAGATAGAAGGAAGACAGATATAAACTAGTATTATAGAAATGATGGGCATTGAAAATATGaactagttagttagttggttctTAGTTGTATATTAACCTAAATTGCAGCAGAAGCAGGTCCAaatcatttttaataattttggaaGAAGGACAACAAAGTGATCAAAGAAAGTGTTCGGTTAATTTTTATGTTACAATGATGCTGTCAAATGTCTATGCAACTCAGTTTCTGCAACTCAGTTTCTGCCAACTAGTCAGAAATCAATGAATTCATGGTCATGGATCCACTCTAGCCTATATAGACTTAGTTTAGATTATATCAAACCGAAGGCAATTACAgcactaaaaaaatataaacagaCTATTAACATTGACCATTAATGCATTACTTACAACTTTTCCTATCTTCAGTGCATCCAAAGATCCCAGTCGTCCAAGGTTCATCTGCCGAAGGCGAATAGCTTTCGGGTAGTGGCTGTCTACATTCAGGGCACTTGCGAACAGCCAACTGCACAACACCGAAAATCCATGACTAAAATATATATCTACATATTAGCAAACACACTCAAAGCGCCCAAAGAAACACCAACACAAGTTCTCAAATAGTTTCTTGCAGAAATTTTGAAATCTGACTTAATGAACCTCAATAACCTAACAGAAAATTGGGAATATTACATAGAACTtacatttaaataaaaaaatagagagaatCTCTTATAGTAGTTTTACAGTGTAGTGATCAGCTCCTCCATGCAGAAGATGCTTCCAAATCAAAATCTTCTTCCCACCATGTGCTTGCCTGCAATATCAAATGAGGCAGGTAAGAGTTTCTTTATAATTGAGAAAactaaaatttgattttcttatAAGCTACTATCTTCAGCTCCAACAAAATAAAAGTTAATACCAAAGTGTTTACAGTTTAAAAAGTAAAAAGAGTTGAAGATTATGTATTTACTTCACCAAGGGTGAAGCGGGTTGCGCTTTCTGCTATGCAAGCGTAAGAACCATCTGCTTGCTTAAGCATCACCTGCCAAGGACCTGAACAACAAACCATGAAGTAACAATCTAGTGTACCAGTTATATACTAAGATCAAAATACCATATAGCCATACCTGGATACTGGTGGAACACTGCTCCACTGTAATTGACAATATAAGGTGCTATTGCAACTGTcttaaaaacataaaaagaaaacaaTCAATACCAATTATTTGATAAAATGATCAGGTAAAAACAATTCAATAAAGAAGAGGCACCTTTGAATACTCTCTGATTCTAATGTAGAATACCGGAGTAAATTGTGAAAGGAAGCGGTAATGCAAATCTTTGGGAGGGAAGCCCAAAAGGCCTAAATCGGCATTAAGAATTGCTTATACAGCCAACAAAGGCCATCAAAATCTAGATTTGGAAGAAAATAGTATACAAAAAAGAGTGATACATGCTGTCCCAAAATCAAACGAAAGGATTCAAGCTTTATATTCCATTGCATATTATCACCAAAGAAAAAAACTAaatattttctgaatgaataagccaacaactacccaatgcaaatAAGGAATAGCGAAATTTAATAAGCACATCAAATATTAAAAGTGAAAAGAGGTTCAAGAAACATTCCAAATGGCAGAGACACCATACCACATACTTCTCTATATTTGCAAGTTCACGCATACTTCAGTTAAGGAATATGTAGAGTGATGGAGGCTCATTAGACTTCCATCTATCTGCAGTTCAGGTATCAAGTCATCAtgcattattattaattttgaatttttgatacaTTCTCTCATCCCTAAGTTTTGAACATGATAATTTGGAAAAAATTATTGACTTAGTACAATATCCTAATGCCATTTTCCCCAAAGAACAAACCTTCATTTTTAtcttcaaaatcaaaattaaGGGTGTTCCTAATGGATCGGAAAAATGAAGTCATAGGTCCAGCAGGGACATATCTAAGGAACCAATGGTAATGCCATCAATCTGAATGCACAATAAAAATGACACTTCAAAATAAGAAAGATGTAGGAAAATAAGATAAATCCATTAGAAAGATGGGGAAAAATCATAATAAGTGTATTTTCATTATCGAATCCAGAGCTGATTTGAACAACTCGGAGGCTCCGCGCTTTTCTGGCTTATCAGGGAAGACCTACAACCGGGAACATATATCATAAGATCTTCTCCAGAAAAACAGAAGGTAAAAATTTATTCATGAAAATAAATATTTCTTCTAAGTAAGGATGGGACAAAAATAATGCGTCTTCTTACTAAGCAAGCTCGGGTCTCCTGTTTCTCCTAGAGCTTTTTCACAACAGCCAATGCGAGTTGAATGTTGGCATCAATGAACTCATCTGAAGATCCCTTGAAATATTTAGGAATTTGAGACAATTATGTGGAATGCTTTGAGACGCATGCCTCATAAAGGTCAAGTAACCGTGAATTAGAACAATGCCTCTTGAAGCATGAAATTGATGTTAGCCTAACATAAAGCTTAGACATGAAAATCAACTAAACGGACTTATATGTTAACACACATGAACTGTGCTCacaatcaataataattaataagtaaAATGTCATTTTAGATCAGAATTCAAGTTAGCCGTGCGCCATATCTTAAAATGTTATGTTATTGATTGTGACAATATCCGCAAGTGCATCTAAGAATCTGAAGCTAAGTACTAATGAAGACGAAGTAAAAGTTGACAAGTTAAGGCACTCTCAACTATCACTAATAGCACTACAATTAGATCAAAAGCAATTCAGTCATTAGATCAAACACCTTGTCTGCACAAACACAACATTGAGCACATATATCTACCTAATTATCCACTGAGACTAATTAACAAACATTTGATGGAATTTTGTTTGTTCAGCAATCCAGATTAACAATCTAAACATTTCTCAACAAATAAGCAATTCTGTTTGCAAAATGTGCACACCTGAAAACCAAGCTCTCGACAACCGAAGAATCTTTCGTCTTTGGCTTCTTCGAGGGAACATCAACAAGATCGTCGCCTTCCAAATCAGCTTCGCACTTTTTGGGTTTGGTACAcagaattgtgattcacacttttcacaactccgcgtaactaaccagcaagtgcactgggtcgtccaagtaataaaccttacgtgagtaagggtcgatcccacggagattgtcagcttgaagcaagctatggtcatccttgtaaatctcagtcaggcggattcaaatggttatgaggtttgaacaattaaaatataaataaaacataaaataaaataaagttacttatgtaattcattggtggaaattcaagataagcgtatggagatgctttgttgcttctgaacctctgctttcctattgccttcttcca harbors:
- the LOC107620294 gene encoding protein LOW PSII ACCUMULATION 3, chloroplastic-like produces the protein MTSFFRSIRNTLNFDFEDKNEAILNADLGLLGFPPKDLHYRFLSQFTPVFYIRIREYSKTVAIAPYIVNYSGAVFHQYPGPWQVMLKQADGSYACIAESATRFTLGEVNT